In Lycium ferocissimum isolate CSIRO_LF1 unplaced genomic scaffold, AGI_CSIRO_Lferr_CH_V1 ctg3382, whole genome shotgun sequence, one DNA window encodes the following:
- the LOC132044058 gene encoding transcription factor TCP2-like: MVREECKFPRISNKEDEQYQYEVDDAGEVKKSGLSGIGKLYGWPSSRIVRVSRASGGKDRHSKVLTSKGLRDRRVRLSVNTAIQFYDLQDRLGCDQPSKVVEWLLKEAAPSVAELPPLEAFPDTLQLSDEKRSSVGTEDVEMDDDPNYNQQQQNMDCSNSETSKGSGLSLSRSDSRVKARERARERATEKEKEKENKSSIVAHHQNMHPNSSFTELLTGGMNNNNNNTNTSPNGSNHQNTPTQWSTNPLECFTLGLLGPPSTRGIDNSTGLSGQIYLGNPLQPLVAASSPMFSLTGDHQPEQHHFSFSGDNAIGGSNCNGHQSNTSNNEHNLNFSISSSSPASSFAGFNRGTLQSNSSSSPSTLSHHFQRFDGFQSLFPGSTTEYDARLQLFYGNGYGQGNRHSDQKGKGKN, from the coding sequence ATGGTGAGGGAAGAGTGTAAGTTTCCAAGAATTAGCAATAAGGAGGATGAGCAATACCAATATGAAGTAGATGATGCAGGTGAAGTCAAAAAGAGTGGCCTTAGTGGTATTGGAAAACTTTATGGTTGGCCTTCATCAAGAATTGTTAGAGTTTCTCGTGCATCTGGAGGGAAAGATAGGCATAGCAAAGTATTGACTTCAAAGGGGTTAAGAGATAGACGTGTTCGCCTTTCTGTGAACACGGCTATACAGTTCTATGATTTGCAAGACAGGCTCGGCTGTGATCAGCCGAGCAAGGTTGTGGAGTGGCTGCTAAAGGAAGCTGCTCCTTCTGTCGCTGAGCTTCCGCCTCTGGAAGCATTTCCAGATACACTTCAGCTCAGCGATGAGAAAAGGTCAAGTGTTGGAACTGAGGatgttgaaatggatgatgaTCCAAATTACAACCAGCAACAACAAAATATGGATTGTAGCAATTCTGAGACCAGCAAAGGTTCTGGATTGTCACTTTCCAGATCGGATAGTCGGGTCAAGGCACGGGAGCGAGCAAGGGAAAGGGCCAcagagaaagaaaaggagaaagaaaacaagTCTTCTATTGTTGCTCATCACCAAAATATGCACCCTAACTCTTCTTTCACCGAGCTATTGACAGGTGGtatgaacaataacaacaacaacaccaacacaagTCCTAATGGCTCCAATCACCAAAACACACCGACGCAATGGTCTACAAATCCCTTGGAATGCTTTACCTTAGGATTATTAGGCCCACCATCTACTCGTGGCATCGATAACTCTACTGGCTTATCGGGCCAAATTTACTTGGGAAATCCTCTACAGCCATTAGTAGCAGCGTCTTCACCAATGTTTAGCCTTACGGGGGACCATCAACCCGAGCAGCACCACTTCTCCTTCAGTGGTGACAACGCCATTGGGGGAAGTAATTGTAATGGTCATCAAAGCAATACTAGTAACAACGAGCACAATTTGAACTTCAGTATTTCTTCATCATCTCCTGCATCCAGCTTTGCTGGTTTCAATAGGGGGACCCTTCAGTCCAATTCTTCCTCTTCGCCGTCTACTTTGTCTCATCACTTCCAGAGGTTTGACGGGTTTCAAAGTTTATTTCCAGGCAGCACAACTGAATATGATGCTCGTTTACAGCTCTTCTATGGTAATGGCTATGGCCAAGGCAACAGGCATTCAGAtcagaaaggaaaaggaaagaactAA